In Lathyrus oleraceus cultivar Zhongwan6 chromosome 2, CAAS_Psat_ZW6_1.0, whole genome shotgun sequence, the DNA window TGTTAAAAAAGATTGAAATTGGGATGACATATCATCATGAGCATTATTAGTGCGTAAAATTTGAATGGAAGTGTTAAACTGGTTCTTAATTTCAGGATAAAACTCTTTGAATATATGGAAAACATCTGAACGATATTTCATTAGAAATAACCAAGTACATCGTGAGAAATCATCAATGAAAGTTACAAAGTAATAATATCCTAAAGTTGACATGACACGACTAGGACCCCAAATATCAGAATAAACTAAAGCAAAAAGTGATGCAACACTTTTATTTACTCGATGATAATAAGTCCTACGAGTATGTTTTCCTAATTGACACGACTGACACTCAAATGATGAAAGCTTAGAAAACTAGGAGTTAAAAGACGCATTTTATTAAGGCTTGGGTGACCCAGACGTTGATGAGAATCAATAGAAACACATGCCACTAGTGGAGATATATTATATAAACCTATGAACTCACTAACTGCTCTAATTGTTCGTCATGTACGTCGATCCTGGACATAAAcataattatcattaaaaatgATTGAACAATCAAGAGTGCGAATGAGTTTGTTAATAAATATTAGATTAAAAGGAAAACTAGGAATGTAAAGGACGATTTAAAGACAAGTTTGGAAATGGGTGTGTCTGACCAAGGCCTTGAACTTTGATTTTAGAGTCATCTGCCATAATGACAAAAGGAAAAGAATCAGAATAAGACAAGTGAGACAAAAGAGATTTATTACCATTCATATGATCAGAGGCACCAGAGTCAGGGACCCACTGACCAATAGAGAATGTAGAGACAAAGGCTACAGGATTACCAATCTGAGCAACAGCGGCAGATGATGAGGGTCGATGGGTTGTTTTGTATTGAAGGAATCATTGTAATCAGTGGCGGGAATAATAATGTCTTTGGTGATAGTCGGTTGAGTAATAGCAACAACCTGTGGTTGTCATTGTTGTTCTCTTGCCTTTGTAAGACATTCATCTTCAATGTGACCGTAATAATTGCAATAGTTACAACGAACACCATGACATTGACCACCATGTCCTCTGGTTCGTCAACCACTACCCTGGTAATGGAAAGCAAGAGCAGATGATTCAGTGGGAGATAGAGTAGAGACAGGTCCAAAAGCATGAGGTGTAGCCAAGCACAACAGTTGTTCACTAACTGCTTCATAGTTAGGAATAGTGGATCCTGATAAAATCTGGTTACGAATAAAATCAAGTTCTGGTGGTAGTCTGACAAGTGCCATAATCATGAAATACTTACTGCGTTGTTCGGCATGAGTTGTTGCATGTTTTGTAAAAGGCATTAGGGTTGTGAAATTTGCCTTCAATGCATCAAGCATACTCAAATCGCTTGGAACGAAAAACTGAATACAAATCTGGAAAGAGGTTAGTACGACGACGTCAATGATGGAAACTGCAACGGGAAGGGTTGTCGTACGCGGTGTCACACGTTGTTGGAGCAGTGAAGCGTGAGATCCATGTGCTGAAAGAGAAGTGGCGTGTGGGAAGGTGGGCAGCGAGATTTTGGGGACTCGCCGATCTAGAATAGGAGATTCTGATAGTATAAGTATCTCGCCGGAAGGACGTCAAGAGCGGCGGCAATGCCAATTGTGGTCGGAAAAACGATGGTATGGTGGTGATTGGAATGAGTCAACCCAAAAAATTTCTCATCGAAAGACAGTGGATCGACCAGTTAAAGCATGGCGAATAGTTGAATCtcaacaaattttaaataccaTCTTGAAGTACAAGAAAGTGAGAAACATTTGAATAAATAGTATGTTTAAAAGACACTACGAAGATTTGTATTATATATAAAAAAGTTACAGGTAATTATATGTTATAGTCGATGTGAAACTATTTTATATTCAAATATTCTTAATAATAGTAAATTGATGAACGATAAACAAATTTTGTGTCCTCACTTTATCTTATTCTTCTTACTTAAGTGAATTTGCTAATATTCTCTTGTTTATACATTAATTAATTTTGCTTGAAAtcttttattttgattattattattctttatcCCCACATATCAACATTAGTGTGATTATTATCCTTTCAATTTTACATCAATAAGTCCATTCATATGTTATCTCAAGCATTGTGACTACTACTATTTACTAAACTTAAATAAATGAATTCAAATAGTTTAGTTTCATAGTTACACATTCACATTTTCTCAAATTATTATGGATATGGATAACACAATGTTAGCATTGTGTCCAATGTGTGTTTTCAAGACAATGTGACAACTGAACTCACAAGCCATAACAAACTAATGCTATTTTGTTGCATGTGTCACGTGTATACCTCTCACCTATCACTCTGAGTCAATTTAGATATAAATTTTGAGACCGTGATTCTTTCTTTTTCACCCTTAGTTAATTTATCTACTTAAAAAATTGTGCTTCTAGACGACATAAAGACATACTTAATAAAGtctcatttcatttcattttcatgCCAATGAATGACTCTACTACTAGTAGTCACTACTTATGAGATCCTGAGCCTCTAGGCACTGATCACTGATCACAGCTCATTCTGAGCCAATCCACTCAGTTTTCATCAGTCACATTACCCAACCCATTTGTGTGTTATTGTTGTGTGTCCCTTTCACTCTACCTGTCATGGATCCTCTAAGAAACCAATACTATCCCTTGATGTTAACATTGCTCCCCTCTGCAGCCTCAGAATAACAACAGCCATGATACAATAATTAAAAGCAGTACTAGATGTAGATAACGACTTCATAAGAAGAAAAAACACCCCATTTCCCTACAACCAATCCAACTGTACAAAACCcttttgaaaaatccaaacaTTAATTAACCTTAAAGTTAGAACCCCCATCCCCAAATAAAAACATAGAAAATAAATGCATATTAAGTAGAAAACACCCCGAACTAAACCAATGCGTGACTTTAAATGCTTAAGAGATCGGGCGGTGGAGATTGCGGAGGATGTTGATCATCTTTCGAGGCTGAAGTTGGAGATTCTAAAGCATTTGATGGTGACAAAGAGGATTCTGTAATTGTTGAGTCTCCTAGTTTAGACTCCGGTGACTTTGGAAGCTCTGTCAGAATTTGAACAACTTCGCGCATGGTTGGTCTTTCTACTGCTTGTTCTTCGACACACAGAATGGCTACATAGAAAACATGCATGACCTCATGAAGTGGAACTGATGAAAGTCTAGGATCTAGGACTTTTAGAACTCCTTCTTTGTTGGAGTCTGTCATTTTTCTCACCCATTGCACAATGTCCACACCGTCGCCGAATTCTCCTACTGGTTTCCTTCCAGTTACAAGCTCTAAAAGAACAACACCAAAGCTGTATACATCGCTTTTCTCATCAACTTTCAATGTATATGCGTACTCTGCAATCAAATATCAAACTCATAAATACATCATACTATCAAACTCAATTATAGCAACCATGTTAATGTTAATAACAAACCATGTGCAAAACAAAGTATACGGAAAAGCAATAGACTAGACATTTAGCCAACCATCAATGGTGGGGGCtatgaaaaaaaaatcaaataatgCAGTGCTACCTACCATTTATGTTTGATCAAATAGTCAAAATATAGAGTCTACACCTAAACCATTATGTTTGGTCGATTAGTCAAAATTATGAGCAGTGATTAAATGTACAATTATgattttggaaaaaaattcaaTGATAATTTATCAATTAAGTTGAACTTGAACAATACCTGGAGCTATGTATCCATATGAACCAGCAATAGCCGACATGCATTCGGATGTTCCAGAATCTTGCAGGAACTTGGCCAGCCCAAAATCAGCAACATGGGCTTCATAATTAGAATCAAGAAGTATGTTGTTTGATTTTACATCTCGATGAACAATAAGTGGAGAACAATCATGGTGTAAATAGCAAAGTCCCTTTGCAGCCTCGACAGCAATTTTATACCTGGTATCCCAATACAAATGACCCCCTTTCTTTCCATGAAGAACTTCACCTAAACTTCCATTAGGCATGTACTCATAAACCAAAAGATTTGTCTCATGGCTTGAACAGAAACCCAATAGCCTAACAATGTGCCTATGTCGGATTCTCCCCAATGTCTGAATCTCAGCATTGAATCCATGATCATGAGACGAACCTCTGCTCATAACCGGAAGCCTTTTAACAGCAACAAGTTCCCCATTCGGCATCGTCCCTTTGTAAACAATGCCAGCACCTCCTTTTCCTATGATATTATCCTCCTTCAAGGAAACCAAAATATCATCAGCAGTGAACTCCAACCGTTGAAATGAGGTCAATTTCCACGCACGGGCCTCGCTAGCCTTCTTCAAAGACCGGGCCTTGAATATCGCTGCAATAGCAAATACAATGGAGCATGCAAGCAACCCAATAACAAGTAGCAGCTTCACAGTAGAAGAAATATGACCCTTATCATGATGAGTCTGATTAGCATCATTTACAACACCATCTTTACAAGCACCCAAATAAGGTCCACAAAGATCAGGGTTTCCCAAGAAAGACGTGTAGTTAAAGTAACTGAATTGACCGGTACCAGGAACCAAACCAGATAGATTGTTATACGAAAAATCAACAGAAGTTAAGCTTTGCATCGAAGCTATAGAACCAGGAATGCTACCAACTAAATGATTTCTCGAAATATTCAAGTAATTCAATATCCTCATACCAGTAATCTCATTTGGAATAACCCCCGCTAACTCGTTATGACTAAGATCAACGAAGGTTAAAAGCTTGCATTGACTAATCTCAGGGGCAATTGGACCAGAAAACTTGTTATGACTAAAATCAATCTTTGAAAGCTGTTGCAACCTTCCAATCTGTGATGGAATCTTACCAGAAAACATGTTGCCATCAAGAAGAAGCTTCTGCATGCTAGAAAAATCACCAATAGAAGGCGGCAATGGTCCCGAAAGTTGATTGTTTGAGAGAGTAATCTGACCAAGGTTAACAGATACAGAATGAGTCTCAGGAAAATTTCCAGATAGATAATTATCTTGAAGCTCAACCTGAGTTAGTTTCGGAAGTCCAAAAAGACCTTTAGGAATTGAACCATTCAGAAAATTATCACCCATTCGAATCCTATTCAAAGATTCACAACTTCCAAGAGATTCAGGAATTGGACCAAACAGAAAATTCCCAAGAGTTATCAGTGTTTGAAGATGATTCCCAGAACACAAATAAGGTGGAAGTGTACCAGTTAACTTGTTTGAAGAAAGATCCAGAAGAGTTAATCTTCCATTTCTTCCCAAACTCATCGGAATGTTACCGGTGAAGTTATTCTCCCACAACTGAACAACCTCCAACGCCGGCATATCTCCCACAAACTCCGGAATAGCTCCGTGAAGTTTGTTTCTAAAAAGGTTAAGAAGCGTGAGATTCTTCAGTTCACCGAAACTCGTGGGAATCTCACCGGTTAACATGTTGTTAGACAAATCCATGGATTTCAAGCTTTTCAAATTTCCAAGCTCCCATGTAAGAGAACCTGAAAGTCCATTTACTTGAAGAAACAGTGTGTCTAGGTTTTGAAGTTTCCCCATCTCCGGCGGTAACTCGCCGGATAAACCGCAGTAAGCTGCGTCAAGACGGATAAGCTCAGTCAAGTTTCCAA includes these proteins:
- the LOC127120518 gene encoding leucine-rich repeat receptor-like serine/threonine-protein kinase BAM1; translation: MRFFLLFFSLFHFRFQNVLPSPISEYRALLSLRETITDSTPPVLSSWNISTTHCIWLGVTCDARRHVTALNLTGLNLSGTLSDNLAHLPFLSNLSLADNKFSGPIPPSLSAVSGLRLLNLSNNVFNGTFPTELSQLKSLEILDLYNNNMTGTLPLAVTELPNLRHLHLGGNYFTGQIPPEFGLWQHLEYLAVSGNELAGTIPPEIGNLTSLRELYIGYFNTYTGGIPPEIGNLTELIRLDAAYCGLSGELPPEMGKLQNLDTLFLQVNGLSGSLTWELGNLKSLKSMDLSNNMLTGEIPTSFGELKNLTLLNLFRNKLHGAIPEFVGDMPALEVVQLWENNFTGNIPMSLGRNGRLTLLDLSSNKLTGTLPPYLCSGNHLQTLITLGNFLFGPIPESLGSCESLNRIRMGDNFLNGSIPKGLFGLPKLTQVELQDNYLSGNFPETHSVSVNLGQITLSNNQLSGPLPPSIGDFSSMQKLLLDGNMFSGKIPSQIGRLQQLSKIDFSHNKFSGPIAPEISQCKLLTFVDLSHNELAGVIPNEITGMRILNYLNISRNHLVGSIPGSIASMQSLTSVDFSYNNLSGLVPGTGQFSYFNYTSFLGNPDLCGPYLGACKDGVVNDANQTHHDKGHISSTVKLLLVIGLLACSIVFAIAAIFKARSLKKASEARAWKLTSFQRLEFTADDILVSLKEDNIIGKGGAGIVYKGTMPNGELVAVKRLPVMSRGSSHDHGFNAEIQTLGRIRHRHIVRLLGFCSSHETNLLVYEYMPNGSLGEVLHGKKGGHLYWDTRYKIAVEAAKGLCYLHHDCSPLIVHRDVKSNNILLDSNYEAHVADFGLAKFLQDSGTSECMSAIAGSYGYIAPEYAYTLKVDEKSDVYSFGVVLLELVTGRKPVGEFGDGVDIVQWVRKMTDSNKEGVLKVLDPRLSSVPLHEVMHVFYVAILCVEEQAVERPTMREVVQILTELPKSPESKLGDSTITESSLSPSNALESPTSASKDDQHPPQSPPPDLLSI